The window AGGCGCCCGTTTTCGCCACAATGAACAGTGACGGTCCGAACCACGCCGAGAGGGGTCCCGAGCGCCCCAACAACGCGACGGTTCGGAAGCCGTGAGCGTCGAGGCGACGGCGCTGCGTGCGCGGGTCGGTGACGTGGACGCGCTTGGGCGAGTGGGTGGTCACGTCACGTCTGTACGGTGTGCTCCAGTTGGCCTCGAGTCCGTTGAGCGTCCAGTAGCGCCAGAGCCGTCGGAGGTGTTGCGGCGTCGGTGGAAACGGAACCAGCCACCGGAACCGATTGCGCGTCGCGAACGCGAACACACCGTCGGGAACGAGGACGCGGCGAATCTCGGCGAGTGCGGCGTCACGCGCGGCCGCCGGGCGGAGTTCGTCGAGGCCGTTGAACGAGAACAGGACGGCGTCGAAGGAGTCGTTCGCGAACGGAAGCGTAGCGGCGTCGGCGACGGCGTATGCCGCGTCATCGCCGTACGTCGCGGCCGCTGTCACCATCGGCCGACTCACGTCGACGCCGACCACGTCGAATCCCTGCTCGGCCAGAGGCGCGGTCGTCCGTCCCGTGCCACAGCCGACGTCGAGGACGCGCCCGCCGGCAGGGAAGTAGTCGGCTATCGCTCGACGCTCTCGAGAGAACAGTCCACGTGCGCGTAGTCGCGAGTAGAAGTCGACGAACGACTCGGAGTCGTAGTAGCCACGCATTCGGGCCGCTTCGTCGCCGTCAGCCGCCTGGGGAGACGCGTCGCTGGAGGCCGTGTCGTTTGCGACGGTGGTCACCGAAATCGACTCTCCGTGACGGTCGAACCACACGAGCCGTTCATATTGGTGGTCGGATTCTCGGTGTCCTCGTGGACGACGACGTTGCGGCGGGGGAACGAGGAGTCCCGGACGACGAACGGGTAGCCCGTGACCGAGATGTGCGAGTCGACGAACTCGCCGGAGATGTCGTCGGCGTGGATGCCGTCGCGGTCGAATCCGGGCTGGTACATACAGATGTTGCGTAGGGTGACGTTATCGCGACCACTGGCCTGGATGGCCGCTCCCTCGCCCGCAGAGCCAGTGATCGTGATTCCCTCACAGACGAACGGGCCGGCACGAGCGGCCTCGGTGGAGGCGTTCTTGAATCGGAGCGCGTTCACGTCGTCGGCGTCGACGTGGATCAGCGTGTTGCGAACCGTCGCCGACTCCAGTTCGGAGGAGAACGTGATAGCGCCGTCGCTGGAGGTGACTTCCAGCATCTCGACGAAACAGTCCTCGACGAGGACGGAGTGACCATTGCGGAGGCGGATACCGCGCATATTCTCGCCGCCGCCCTCGGCGTCGTCACAGCGGACGTGGACGCCGCGGATCACCGCGTCTTCGGCGACTTCGATGCGGACACCGGCGACGCCGTTGTTTAGATACCGACCGCCGATGACGTTGACTGTTCCTTCGGGCGGATTGGCGTACAGGCCGTTGTCGGGGAAGCCGTCGATCTCACAGTCGAGGAACGACAACTCGCCGTGGTTCTCGTCGCCGACCTCACAGCCAGTCACCTTCGTGTCGCCCGGTGCGCCGTCGGGGAGGTAGAGGCGCCGGACGACGCCGGCGCCGTCCGGGTCAGTTACGTCGACCCGGAAGAGGTCTTGTGGTACGTCTGCCTCTCCGGAGACGGCTACGTCCTCGATGAGGAGGCGGTCGCTCGCGGCGATCTGTACCGGACGGCCGCCGGTATCTACCGCGTTGAAGTCGAACGTGACTCCTGAGAGGAGTGCCGATCCGACTGGGTCGGGCCACCCGAACGTGAGTATCGTATCTTCGTTGCCGTCCTGCGGAACGAGGGTAGCCCGGTCGCCGACAATGCCGACTCGGTCTACGCCGTCAGCCCCAACGGTTCCATCGATCAGATATCGACCACGTGGGAGAAACACGAGGGCGTCGTCGCCAACGTGCCGTTCGAGGATGTCGTCGATGGAGACGCTCCCGGTCGCGTCGGCGCCCTCCTCCTGTAAGTCGACGACGCCGTCGAACCCCCACTCGAGTGCGAGTTCCTCGATCGTTCTCTGCTGTGGTGTCGACTCCGGGTCTGGAGAACTCTCGCTCCGACCGGGGAGGTCGGTCCTGACAGACGTCGGGTCACCGCCGGGGAGTGCGCCGCACCCCGCCGTACCGGCGGCGACCGGGAGGATGGCCAGTCGCTTGAGAAACTCCCGGCGATTCGTATTCACACCGTGTCAAGCGGGTCGGTACGGCATTGTTATTGTCCGTCCATTCGACGCAATGTGTGGTTCCACACGGCGTGTTCGAGCGCAGTGGTAGTGACAGAAGCAGGTACCGACACCGAACTGCGAGACTGACGAGAACCGACACACGCGGCGGGGGAACGCACCTGTCCCGTCGCCGAGGCGAGCGTTCGAGACGTCGACTGCGTGTGAGTATCGATCAGAATCCTTCGATTTCGGGGAGTTCGGGAGTAACTAACAATGATGGTTCGGCGTTGGGTGGTGGGTATGCCAGAGTGTGTGACCTGCGGCAATCACGTGACAGAACAGTTCGCACGAGTGTTCGGAGACAACCGCAACGTCGTCCACCGCTGTATCGCCTGTTCACGTGCCGCCGACCTCGACGAGAGTCCGGCGGGCGACAGTCGCACGTCATCGGAGGGGGAATGGGAGTTAACCACCTGGAGCTGAGCAGAACCGTCTCACGGCTGGTGTCCGAGACGCGATGACCGGCGGCGACCGAGAGGTCTCACCGGGGGGGTCGCCTGACATCGCCCGTCTGCAAGCGGCATCGACCGATCAGCTCAGAGAGCTAGTGGCGACCCTGTGGCAGTCGTCGGGATGGGAGGTCGACACCAGTGTTCGAGTGGATACACTCCTCGCGACCCGGTCGGCCGACGCTGGCGACAGCCGACGGCTCCTCCGCGTCAGAACCGGCGAGACGGCGGCGACGGCACTGTTCATCCGTGAGACCGTCGAGTTGATGCGCACGCAGTCGGCGACTGGAGCGGTCGCTGTATCCGTCGCCGGGTTCGAAGACAGTGCCGTCGCCACCGCGAACGCGTACGGCGTCGACCTCGTCGGCCCGCGTGCGCTGGCAGTCGACCTGAGCGCGGTCGACGAGGAATTCGCTGACGACTCGGGTATATAAAACAGCTACCAAATATATTTGTGTATCTTCGAATTCTGATAGGTAATACCATCATACTTCTGAAATTGCGTTACCCAGTCGACTGAGCTCGGCTTATCGGTGGTTTCGATATAGCTCGAATTTTCAGCAATTCGATAGTACAAATAAATAATTCGTAGTTCTTATCAATGAGTAGTTGATTTGTGAGATAGATTGAGTTCACAGCTATGACGAACGAACGAGTACTCGTCGGGGGGACACGAATCGACGACTTCGGCTATCGAACGGACTGGGGAGCGTACGACCGTCCCAGTACCGCCGCCGTCGTCGCTGTGGCTGATGCAACCGAGACGGAGCAGTCTGAACTCCCAGTGTTCAACGACGCCATCGACGGGGACGCGTTAGACACGCTTCTCACCAACACCGACGCGTCCGTCGACATCACGTTCGAGTACGCGGACGTGACAGTGCATCTCTCGTCGACCGGGACGCTCGCGATCAAAACAGACTGACACGCCGACTCGTCGCTTCAGCGGAGTTTGTTGTACAGCGAAACGGCGACGTCCATCGTTCGCGAGGAGGTCTTGAGTCGGTAGTACGGAACCAACTCCGGTGCGAACTTCGCTTTGTACTCCGCGAGGCGTGGATTGTTCGCGCCCGCGAGGTCGAACGCCGTGAGGCCGCGTTCGGCGGCACCCTGGCAGGCGGCCCAATCGAGCAAATCGTTCGCCGGGAGATCACATGACGGCTTTGCCGATCCCAGCCAGCGGATCGACGTGTTCCACCCTTCCATACAGATCGTTCCAGCGACAGTCTCGCCGTCGATCCGACAGACGAGCGGTCGGACCACGCCCTCGGGTAACGCCTCGTAGAGGTCGATGACGAACGCCGCTGTGACGGGGAACGGTTCGTCTTGCTCAGCGTGGCGGTCGGCGGTCTGTTCGACGATTTGTCGGATGTCGTCGGCGTCGCCCTCGACGATCTCGTAGTCGACGTCGTGGTCGTCGGTGATATTACGCCGGGCATCGGAACTGAATCCGCTGAGCAGTTCGTCGGGAGACTTCGACAGGTCGACGACATACGTGTAGCGCGGGTCCGCCTCGTAGGACGCCCACGAGAACGGGCGGACGTCGTCGTAGCCGGGCGCGGTACGGATCTGCACGAGTGCTGGGTCGATCCTCGTCGAGATGTGCGCGATCGCCTCGTCGACGAAGTCGTGGTGTTGGCGGTCGAGACGGCGGCGCTTCGGTGCGTCACCACGGACGACGAGCGACGGGCCGAGATACGGGATCTTCAGGTCAGGCGGCGGCGAGAAGACGCCGGTGACCGGGCCGCGATCCATCTCGAACAGCGGGAACACGCCGACGGGTTCCTGCCCTTTGAAGCCCGCAAGCCGGTGGAGTCGGGCGTCAGCGGCCGACGCCAACACGTCCAGCGCCTCTGCGTAGTGGAACGGCGTCGGCGTCGCCGCGTGGTCGAGGTAGCTGTTCCACTCCTCGTCGTCCTCGACGACGCGAATCTCGATGCTCATTGCTCCTCCTCCAGATACCCAAGGTTCGAGAGATGCGCACGGACCGCCTCCGTATCGGCGGCCTCGACGTCTCGCGTCGTGAACGGCGCGTACTCGATGGGTTCGACCGACGACACCGGAGCGAGCGTCTCGCCGTCCATCCGGTCGCTGGGCGGGACGCCGAGCGAGGAGAGGACGGTCGGTGCGATGTCGAACAGGTGTGCCTCGCCGAGGGGGATCGACGGGTCGACGCCGAGGCCGGTCATCGCGACGATACCCGTCGGCTTGTGGTTCCATGCCTGACTTGTCGGGCCGAACGCGTCGTCGCGGATGGCCGCTGAGAGGTACACGTCGAAGTCAGCTGGGACGGTGACGATGTCAACTGTCTCATCAACGAACGGACCCTCATACACCTCTTCGCTCGGGAGTACGGCTGAAAACACCGGATCGCCGTCGGGCGTGCGGGCCGCTTCGAGCGCGGCGATAAGGTCGTCGCGAACGGAGGGGAACTCGCTCGGAGAGACGACGCCCTCCGGGTCGCGTCCGGCCTTGTTGATCCGAACACCAAGTTCCGTGCGCGAGCGCATATACGCCGTTGAGGCGGGGAAGTCGACTCGCTCGGTCGCGGCGTGGACCGTCTCCTTGGAGACGTGTTGTAAGACGAAGTCGTCTAATCGAAGTGCTTCGAGCAAGCGACCGATCCGTTGGCTCGTCAACCCAATGGCGGACGCCCCCTGGACGACGCGCTGTGCAAGCGTCGCGGTGTCGCCACCTTCACGGGCGAGCGACCCCCACGAGGGCATCCCACCCTCGCCGGTCGTCGTCCGCACGAACTCTTGGTCGCGGAGAAACGTGTTAACACGGAACTCGCCGCTGGTAATCGGTCCGATACCGTGGTCGCTGGCGATGATTATCGTGTCGGGGTCGCACTCCTCGATGATCGTCGCGAGTTCGTCGTCGACGGCGCTGAAGACCGTCCGAACGGCCTCGTCGTCTTCCGGCCGTTCGTGGAACACGGTGTCCGTTTGCTGGAACTGGACGAATCCGAAGTGCGGGTCGTACTCCGCACACAGGTGGCGGAACGCGGCCCCGCGCATCCGAATGAGTCGGTCATACCAGTCAATCGCTTCCTCATCGCTCTCGTGCGCGGGCGCGTATACTCGATACTCACCAATCTCCTCGCGGAGGTCGTCGAGCAGTCCCTCAGGGTGGCACGCAGGCTCTTCGGGCGAGACGTAGCCAGGGACGAGCGCCCCGTCGAAGGGACGTGCAGGGCTGGTCACGGGGACGTTGACGACGACGCTCGTCAGTCCGCGTTGGTCGAGCAGTTCCCAGATGGCGTGTTCGTGGACGTCGCTGCGGTCGACGAGCGACCAGTCGTAGCCGTCGAACGAGAGGAAGTCGAATACGCCGTGCTTACCAGGGTTAACTCCGGTGTACAACGATGGCCACGCGCTGGGAGTCCACGGTGGAAGCTGGGAGTCCAAATCGCCGACGACGCCGTCGGCGAACACCGACTCCAGCGTCGGCACGACTCCGTCTGCAAACAATGGTTCCAAGACCGGGAGACAGACCCCGTCGAGGCCAACGAGGAGAGTCCGCATTCGGGAAGGATCTCTGTCACTCACACAGAGTGGCACTCGAGGAACGGGCTTTGTTATAAGCGGCCAAAACCGGCGGCTCGAGGTTGTACTAACCGATAGCTGCCCCCTCACCCTTCCAGCAAGTACGGTGACCCATCATAGCTACTCAGCGATCCTACCGCTCGTGAGAGAGGGCCTACTAGTCGTACGACGCCCAGGGAACGGCGATATCGCCGGATCCAGGATTCGGCCCGACGCAGCGGAACGAGCGCAGCGTATGCAGTCTGGGGAGCCCCTCCGATTCGCTCACAGAAGCCTACTGCTTGAACGTCGTTTCTTACCGAACGCACCAGTCACCTTACTCAATTGAAATCCCACCCTACGCGTAGTAATTTAATTGATATTTATTTGGGAATTATTCTGTACATTATCGAAACGTACGATATGGAGAACGTACTCTCGATCGCAGGCAATTAGCTGTAACCTACCGCCGTTCTGTGGCGAACTTGTCGGAGTCTACTTTTAGGTATGCTCGACTTTCGAAGTATGGCAAACAGCCATACAGGGGATGAGGAACAGAATGGAGAGCCTACCGACGAAGACCAGAACGCGGCTGCGGGCCGGCGGACCTTCCTGAAGGGGGTCGGCGCGTTCGCCGCGATGGGCGGAGCAGGCGTCCTCGCGACCGAGGCGGCCTCGGCCGCGGGTGACTTTGGCGACTTCAGTGAGCCCTCGGGTGAGGTTACGATCCCGCCGGGCGAGTACACCTGGGACGACGACGACCTCGACATCGGGTCGGGCGACGCACTGATCGGCGGCGGCAACCCCGGCGACGTCGTCGTGAATATGGAGGGCGGCACGATGGACGGGAACATCTCTGGGACGTTCCAGAACATCGTCATCCGCGGCGACAACAAGGACTCGAAGTCCGGAATCGACGTCGCCGACGGCGCGGTCATCGACGGCTTCCACTGGCCGGAGGGCGGCCAGCAGAGTGAGGACCGCTGTTTCTACAACCCAGACGGCGGCGACCGCGCGACCATCAAGAACTCCTCGTGGGCGTGGATGGTCAACAACGGCGCGTACACGGACAAGATGCCGATGACGTACGAGAACTGTGCGGCCATCAACAACAACATCGCGAACATCCGGATCGGTCACCGCGAGTCCGACCCGGACGAGGTCACGTACATCCGCAACTGCCTGATAGCGGTGACGCAAGAGCCACAGTACGACGATACTAACGTCCCGAACGCGCGTGGTATCCGGATGCGTCAGAAGGGGACGTTCGTCATCGAGAACTGTTACTTCATCTACCTCGACGTGGACGGCGCGGCCGACCTCATCGAGATTCACGACGGCGCGGAGGACTCGGACGTGACCATCCGCAACTGCGCGTTCTACAACGACACCGACCGTGACCTCGTGCGCGACAAGGGTAACGGGATGGCCGACGTGACCATCGAGGACTGCTCGTTCCACGGGTCGGGCAGCGACCGGATCGAGCCCGACTACGACGGCAACGGGCTCGTCGACAAGCAGGTAACCTTCCCCTTCCCGTCGGAAATCACGGGCTACGCGGTCGCCGACGAGGCAGAGGGTGTCGGCTCGGGCATCGGCCCGTGGGGCGAGAAGTCCACCGGCAGCACCTCGACGACCGAGGAAGAGGAGGAACCAGACCCCGCGGAGTACGACCACACGCTCGTCCTCGAAGCCAGCGAGGACAACCCGGTCGACTCCTCCGCGACGCCCGGTGACTTCGACCTCGACATCGTCGTCTCCGGCGACGCAGTGCTGGGCGACACGGCCGAACCCGGTGAAGACAGCATCACGGCCAACAGCGACGGCACCTCGACCATCCAGGTGAGCAACCTGATGCCGGGCGAACTCGACTCCTACCGCTTCAACGGTGAGGTCGTCGACTACGTCAAAGACAGCGGCTACGACGTGACTGTCTCGCTCGACGGGACGACGACGACGCTGGCGGAACTCGTCGGCGAGGAGCCAACGTCGGACGATTCTACGACCGACGACGGCTCGACGACCGACGACGGTTCCACAACGGACGACGGCTCGACGTCCGATGGCTCCACGACCGACGATGGGTCGACGACTGACGACGAATCGACGGACGACGGCTCCTCGACTGACGATGGGTCGACCGACGATGGCTCCACGTCGACGGACATGACGAAGCGCGTCGTCGTCGATGGCTCCGGTAACGACCGGCCGACGAACTACACGTTCACCGTCTCCGGGGACGTCGTCCGCGACACGGACGCGAGTTCCGCAACGGACGACGGGACCACTTGGGACCGCGTCGAGGACATTGCCCAGGACGGGCAGGTCATCGGCCTCGTCGGCTCCGGCGTCGACGCCTACCGTTTCAGCGGGAACATCACCAGCGTCACCGTCGACGGGGAGGCGACCTTCACCGTCGAGCGGGGGCTGTAATGGCGCAAGCCGTGGAGGACCTCTGGCGGGAGCTACCGCCGAACCCGGACCCAGAGGACGACCTGGGATACGAGCTCGTCGAGCTCGACTTCATCCCGACGTCCACGAGCGGGGGCAAGGAGGTCCTCGTCCTCCCGACTGACGAGGAGATGCTCCGCGAGGACGCGTTCATCGTCATCGACCGGAGTTCGGTGGAGGACCTGGGCGACCTCGCCTGACGGCCCTCTACACCGGTCGGCGTACCGCCGACCGACTGCGCCCCGCTGACGCGACGGACTGCGACCCTCCAGTTTCGGTGTGCCCTCCAGATACGGCGGCCGGTCGACGGCCGCTATCACACCATCCCTCTTCTCTACGCACCGTTCACGACGGAAGCTGATACACCTCGATGACGTCCGGCGTGATTCGGACCCAGTGGTCCCACAACTCGAACGACACCGTCGTCGTCGACCCCGATCCGATAGCGTCGAGTGCATCCGCGTCGAGCGACTCTTGTAACACCGGCCGTCCACGGGTCGTCTCCACACCGATCCGGTCGAACACCAACAGGAGTTGTTCTGACACCGAGAGCCACGGTGAACGAGGGTCGGTCGCCTCCGGCGAGCAGTCGAGATCGGTCGGAACCAGCATACTCACAGCCCGGGACCGTCTGGACACACGGGCACAGTCACGGTCGTTCAGAGCCCAGTTCGGTCTGTTGTGGCGGGTCCACGTCGTCGCGAACGACGTCGACGAACTGTAACGCTGTGCGGATGTGATAGCGCGCCTCCTCCGACTCCGACACCGCAAGTGCACGGCGAAGCGACCGCTCCATTCGCGCGAGTCCGGCGGTCCCGTCGTCGCTGGCCGAAGGATCCGAATCATTCATACCTGAGAGGAGGACGCTGAGCGTCTAAGTTATTCAGCTGCTTCAATAGAAAATCAAGTTTGAGAGTTTCCCTACCGCACAGATACGGCTGTGTTGTGCTCAGTAGGACGATCCCTGTACGACCAAGGGCTGGCTTTCAAAATGGCGTGCGGCGGTTCGACTTACTGTAACGCCGTTCGAAGTCTGGACACGGCGTCGTCGGCCGCGCCACGAAGCACGTCGCCTTCGACCAGTGCGAACGAGACGACCACCAACGAGAAGCCGACGAACGCGGCGTCGGTCGGGACGTAGCCGAACAGGACGAACGCCAGCGCGGCCGCCGCCGCCGGTTCGACGTAGCCGACGAGCGTCGTTCGCGTCGCGCCGATGTCGTCGAGGAGGCGGAAGTACACGTGGAACGCGACGACGCCCGGCCCGAGGACGAGGAACCACAGTGAGACCAGCGCCGTCGGCGACGTGGGCACGACCTGTGGCTCCCCGAGCGCCCGACTCCCGACGTGGAGCAGCGCTGCGCCAGCGAGCATCCCCCAGCCCTGCATCCCGGTCGGAGCGATATCGGGGCTCGTACGACGCAACAGGAGCGTCCCGACCGCAAACGCCACGGTCGCGCCGAACACCAGCGACGTGCCTGCGACGTCGACGCCGCCGGTGCCGCCGGGGTCGGTGACGGCGACGACGCCGACGAACCCGAGCGCGACACCAGCGTATCCGGTCGTGGAGAGGCCCTCGTCGCTGACGAGCAGCGGTGCCACGACGGCCGTGATGACTGGTGCGAGCGCGACGACCGCCGACGCGACCGGGCCGGGGACGGTCTGTTGACCCACGTACAACAGGGCGTGGTGTGCGAACACGACGAAGACGGCGACGACGCCGATAGCGCCGAAGTCGTCTCGCGTCGTCGGTCGCCACTGGGAGCCTCGGAACACGGCAGCGACGAGGATCACTGCGCCCGCGAGATCGTACCTGACCGCAGCGAACAGCAACGGTGGCCACCGACTCACCCCTGCCTCGATAGCGACGAACGAGCCACCCCACAGCGTTGCGAGCACGACGAACAGCACCGCCGAATATGGAACGTCTCTCCAAATAGAGTCGAATTTCATTGAAACCAGATCGGCATATTAGCTCGTGTGTTAAATATACTTCTAACTAAATGTGGAACTGTAATAGATGTACACCACATTCACCGAGATGGTTGAAAGTAGTTCGACACATCGTCAGAGGATGAGAGAGGACTGGAACTATCACGCTCGCCCTCGGGAGGACACGTATGGACGAGCGCGACCTTCGGATCTTGAAGGCCATCGCGGATCTGGGAACCGGAAGTCCCGAACGGATCAACGAAGAGACGGACATCCCAGTGTCGACGATCCACTACCGCCTGAACAATCTCCGCGAAGCCGGTATCATCGCCAACGATCTGTACGATATTGACCTCGACGAACTCGGGTTGGGCGTGACGGTGCTGGTGGAGGTGCTGGCCGACTACGCGGGCGAACACGACGACGTCGCGGCGACCATCGCCGAACTCGAAGGCGTGACGACGCTCCTGTCGACGATGGGAGAGACGGACTTCGTGGCGATCGCACACCTCCCCGACGACCAGGCTGTCGGGCGACTCCTCCGAGAGTTCGAGCGGATTCCGGCCGTCGAGCGGACGAATTCGACGTACGTCATCGAGACGCTGTACGACGATGCACGGGCGCTGTCGTCGTATTCGCTAGAGTCACTCGTCGACGCGCTAGCGACCGAGTGAACGGCGGCGTGTCGACGAACGAACCCCTAAGCACCGGCCGTGCGTGCGCGCACGGACACCACGATGTCCGCTGTACTTGTCGTCGCTTACTCCGACAGATGGACCGAACCGTCGGATTCGACGGTGACCCGATACCCAGCGTACTCGAACGTGATGTGGTCGGGAGTGAGGCCCGAGACGACTGACTCCAAGACGTCGGGGTCGACAACGTCGTACAAGGGCGGAAGGTCCATCGGCGAGACGTCGCGGTGGTCGGCGATGGTCATCGCAATGGTCTCGACGATGGTCGCGTCGTTCGGAACGACGCTCGAATCGGTAGCGTCGGTCGAATCGGTTCCAATCACCTCGACGGACCACGCCGCGCCGTCGGTTTCGTGTAGGAACCATCGTCCGGTTACGTCCACGCCGTTGCTGGCGGCCATATCGAGGACCGACTGCAGGGCTGTACACAGCGTCTCCTCGTCGTCGATCGGTCCGAGTTGTTCGATGCTGGTCTTTTGCGACCGTTCGGCGGCGGGTCCGGGCCGATCAGTCGGGCCGGTCGTGTCCGCATCTGAATCGTCCATATGTGTACTCTCGTGTATTCTTCGTCCAGTCACCCGGCCAGACCGATACCGAATCGACCAATCACCGGGCCTCAGCCAGCAAACGACCCGAGTTTGTGGTCGAAGGCGACAATTACTAGCAGTTGTGAGAATGAATCAATAGGACTTAGCAATGTCTGATACTGTGCTGTCATAACTTGGCAGCGGTGAACGCCATAGTAGATGGCGGTGGATCAACTGGACACAACGACTCGACACACACCGGACGAATGTCTTGCGGCAGCGAGGAAATTGTGTTCACCGAACACCGGGGTGTATAAACCGGTACTACTTTTGTTGCTGTGGTTCTGCAAGAGACATATTGAACATATATGAGTACTGATTCGTTCGACCCCGTCTCGGTCCTGTACGTGGACCGTGATCAGTCGGCGGCCGAGCGGACGGTCGCGGCACTAGAAGGGGGGGACGAGCGGATTACGGCGACCCCGGCGACGGACCTCGCGAGCGTCCGTCGCCTCCTCGCAGACGGTCGGTTCGACTGTGTCGCCGCGGCGTCTGACCTGTGTGACGCCACCGAACGAACCGTGGCCGCAGCCATCGACGACGGCGGTCACTCCTGCCCACTCGTGGTGCACGAAGGGGCCGCAGACGGAGCAACAGTCACCGCTGTTCGGCCCACGGACAGGGTGGACACTATCGACGTGACTCGATCGGATTCGTCGGTCGACGACCTTCGATCGAATATCGTCGACGCCGTGCGAGCGTGGCGACGAGAGCGGGACCGGGCACGAGCGAGACGGGT of the Halobaculum limi genome contains:
- a CDS encoding Lrp/AsnC family transcriptional regulator: MDERDLRILKAIADLGTGSPERINEETDIPVSTIHYRLNNLREAGIIANDLYDIDLDELGLGVTVLVEVLADYAGEHDDVAATIAELEGVTTLLSTMGETDFVAIAHLPDDQAVGRLLREFERIPAVERTNSTYVIETLYDDARALSSYSLESLVDALATE
- a CDS encoding HalOD1 output domain-containing protein; amino-acid sequence: MDDSDADTTGPTDRPGPAAERSQKTSIEQLGPIDDEETLCTALQSVLDMAASNGVDVTGRWFLHETDGAAWSVEVIGTDSTDATDSSVVPNDATIVETIAMTIADHRDVSPMDLPPLYDVVDPDVLESVVSGLTPDHITFEYAGYRVTVESDGSVHLSE